The Flavobacteriales bacterium genome has a window encoding:
- a CDS encoding radical SAM protein, giving the protein MKVLELPDEQKPKLESGLLLPIMEEFYTIQGEGFHTGKPAYFIRIGGCDVGCHWCDVKESWDASIHPLVEVDKVVANAVAQPSKVVVVTGGEPLMFNLSYLTEKLAEEGIQVHVETSGAHSFSGRFDWICLSPKKTASPQDEYYQKAHELKVIVYNRHDFEWAEQQAQKVSSDCKLYLQPEWSRRETVLPQIIDYVMSRPKWNVSLQTHKYMNIP; this is encoded by the coding sequence ATGAAAGTGCTGGAACTGCCGGATGAACAGAAACCAAAGCTCGAAAGCGGACTACTTCTCCCAATCATGGAGGAGTTTTACACGATTCAGGGGGAAGGCTTTCATACGGGGAAACCAGCCTATTTCATTCGCATTGGAGGTTGCGATGTAGGCTGCCATTGGTGCGATGTAAAGGAAAGCTGGGACGCTTCCATCCATCCGTTGGTAGAAGTGGATAAAGTGGTTGCAAATGCTGTAGCGCAGCCATCAAAGGTGGTTGTGGTAACTGGAGGCGAGCCGCTGATGTTCAACCTCTCTTATCTCACCGAAAAGTTGGCGGAAGAAGGCATTCAGGTGCATGTGGAAACTTCAGGTGCGCATTCATTTTCAGGAAGATTTGATTGGATCTGTCTTTCTCCAAAAAAGACGGCTTCACCGCAGGACGAGTATTACCAAAAGGCCCACGAACTGAAGGTGATCGTTTACAATAGGCACGATTTTGAATGGGCTGAACAGCAGGCACAAAAGGTTTCGAGCGATTGCAAGCTGTATCTTCAACCCGAATGGAGCAGGAGAGAGACCGTTTTGCCCCAGATAATTGACTACGTAATGAGCCGCCCGAAGTGGAACGTTTCGCTTCAGACACATAAATACATGAACATACCTTGA
- a CDS encoding Pathogenesis-related transcriptional factor and ERF protein, whose product MSTVKVKLKNREDKYVVLDQKVYDDIQANEYLSSVKFLDNLRAHSNGYGVFQRCITTKKGPVYETIYLHKYIAEKFIEKPKSERKLFVRFIDGDVLNCQLENLEWVTMNTLRRQMKNFKSKSGYRGVTKEKNRYRAVIYHERKAYNLGFFDTAEEAAKAYNKKSIELFGETGSLNTIKKK is encoded by the coding sequence ATGTCAACAGTTAAAGTCAAACTCAAAAACAGAGAGGACAAGTACGTGGTGCTTGACCAGAAAGTTTACGATGACATTCAGGCCAATGAGTACCTGAGTTCAGTCAAATTCCTGGATAACCTGAGAGCCCACTCAAATGGGTACGGAGTGTTCCAACGGTGCATTACCACCAAAAAGGGTCCGGTTTACGAAACGATCTACTTGCATAAGTACATCGCTGAGAAGTTCATTGAAAAGCCTAAGAGCGAGCGCAAGCTGTTCGTGCGCTTCATTGATGGTGATGTTCTGAATTGTCAGTTGGAGAACTTGGAGTGGGTGACCATGAACACGCTCAGACGTCAGATGAAGAACTTCAAGAGCAAGTCAGGTTACCGTGGAGTTACCAAGGAAAAGAACCGTTACCGCGCGGTAATTTATCATGAGCGTAAGGCTTACAATCTTGGATTCTTCGATACTGCTGAGGAAGCTGCAAAGGCTTACAACAAGAAGTCAATTGAGCTTTTTGGTGAGACCGGAAGTTTGAATACGATCAAGAAAAAGTAG
- a CDS encoding signal recognition particle protein, protein MFENLTEKFDKAFQTLKGEGKITEINVAETMKEVRRALLDADVNYKIAKDFTDTVKQKALGQDVLTAVKPGQLMVKITKDELTTLMGGSTVEVNLDGKPAVILIAGLQGSGKTTFSGKLAKFLKSKKQKNPLLVACDVYRPAAIDQLTVLAEQVGAKIYKEEGNKNPVEIAQNAINYAKTNGHNVVIVDTAGRLAVDEEMMNEIDRVHKAIKPQETLFVVDSMTGQDAVNTAKAFNDRLDFDGVVLTKLDGDTRGGAALSIRSVVNKPIKFVGIGEKLEALDIFHPDRMADRILGMGDVVSLVERAQEQFDEEQARRLQKKIAKNTFDFNDFLEQINQIKKMGNVKDLMGMIPGMGKAMKDVDIDDDAFKQVEAIIGSMTPLERENPALINGSRRKRIADGSGNTIQDVNRLLKQFEESRKMMRMFSNKGAMKNMMRNSPFGNR, encoded by the coding sequence ATGTTCGAGAACTTAACGGAGAAATTTGACAAGGCGTTTCAGACGCTGAAAGGTGAGGGAAAGATCACGGAGATCAACGTGGCCGAAACCATGAAAGAGGTAAGGCGTGCGCTGCTCGATGCGGACGTCAACTACAAGATCGCGAAGGATTTCACGGACACCGTTAAGCAAAAGGCACTCGGACAGGACGTACTGACGGCCGTCAAGCCAGGTCAGTTGATGGTGAAGATCACCAAGGATGAGCTGACCACGCTGATGGGCGGCTCAACCGTGGAGGTGAATCTTGATGGTAAACCTGCGGTCATTCTGATTGCAGGTCTGCAAGGTTCGGGTAAAACCACTTTCTCCGGTAAACTCGCCAAATTCCTGAAGTCGAAAAAGCAGAAGAACCCATTGTTGGTGGCGTGTGACGTTTATCGTCCTGCGGCCATCGATCAGCTGACTGTTCTTGCGGAGCAGGTCGGTGCAAAGATCTATAAGGAAGAAGGCAACAAGAATCCGGTTGAGATTGCTCAGAACGCTATTAACTACGCCAAGACGAACGGCCATAACGTGGTGATCGTGGATACCGCGGGGCGTTTGGCGGTGGATGAGGAAATGATGAACGAGATCGATCGCGTTCACAAGGCCATCAAACCGCAGGAAACACTTTTCGTGGTCGATTCCATGACAGGACAAGATGCGGTGAACACCGCCAAAGCCTTCAACGACCGTTTGGATTTTGATGGAGTTGTCCTGACTAAACTTGATGGTGACACGCGCGGTGGTGCGGCTCTTTCCATCCGTTCGGTGGTCAACAAACCTATCAAATTTGTCGGTATCGGTGAGAAACTCGAAGCCCTCGACATTTTCCACCCAGACCGTATGGCCGACCGTATCCTCGGTATGGGTGACGTGGTTTCACTTGTGGAGCGTGCACAGGAGCAGTTCGATGAGGAACAGGCTCGCAGACTTCAGAAGAAGATCGCCAAGAACACCTTTGATTTCAATGACTTCTTGGAGCAGATCAATCAGATCAAGAAGATGGGCAACGTCAAAGATCTGATGGGCATGATCCCAGGAATGGGTAAGGCTATGAAAGATGTTGATATTGATGACGATGCGTTCAAGCAAGTTGAAGCGATCATTGGTTCCATGACACCACTGGAGCGAGAAAATCCCGCCCTTATCAACGGTTCAAGGAGAAAACGAATTGCCGATGGTAGTGGAAACACCATCCAAGATGTGAACCGCCTGTTGAAACAATTTGAGGAAAGCCGAAAGATGATGCGCATGTTCTCCAACAAAGGAGCCATGAAAAATATGATGCGAAATTCCCCATTTGGAAATCGTTGA